The following DNA comes from Candidatus Methylacidiphilum fumarolicum.
TAAAACTAAGATTTCACCAGGAATACCCAATTTTAACAATTCTTCTTTCAAGGCTAGAACAACATTGGTTGGATTTTTATAAGCAAGGGACATCAACGTAGAACCAGATCCACTCAAATAAAATCCCAAAGCACCAGCTTTTAAAGAAGTATCTCTGAGTTTTTCCCAAAAAGGAATAGCTGGAAGCCGATATGGCTCATGAAAATAATCGACAAACAATCCTGAGAGAGCTTCATATTTCTTTTCAAAAAAGCAAATTGCCATTGAAGTGGCACGTTGCAGATTCAGAATAGCTTCCTTTAGTTTAATTTCTGTAGGAAGGATGCGTCTTGATAACTCCGTGGGTATTTCGATTTGAGGCACAAATGCAACGAAAAAAAGCTTACTTTCAATTCGACATCGTAAAATTTTTTTGGCTGGACCACATATGGTAAAACCTCCAAAGAGAGCAGGGGTAACATTATCTGGATGTCCTTCGAGTTCCGAAGCGATCTCAAGTAGTTCTTCCCTCTTTAAAGAATTGCCTGAGAGCGCATTCAAACCAGCCAAGATACCTAAACGGATGGATGCACTGCTCCCAAGTCCACGAGCTTGAGGAATTTGTGATTTTACAGACCATTTAAAGGGGATTGCAGCAGATTGAATTTTCTTTTCAAAAGCTTTAACTGTTTCATAAACCATTGGATGGTGTGGCTCAGGAGAAGGAAGAGAATCGTCGTTTGCTTCAATAAGAAATTCATTATATAGACTAAGAGCAGCTCCGAAGGTATCAAAACCAGGACCAAAATTTGTAGTTGTCGCAGGGACTTTGACTAACCACCTTTTTTTTTGATTAGTTGCACTCACTGATAGCATCCAGCAAAATGATTTAAGAAGAACTTTTCGTGTGAGCCAATGGCTTTATTGGCCAAAGCCTAACATAAAGATATCCAAATATAGCCCCAGCCAAATGGGCAGTATGGGAAGAGCCAGTAGGAATATCAAAGACAAGGCAAATAGCTTCAAAAATGACGAATATAAGCACAACGACTTGAATGGAAAGAAAAAAGGTAGGGTTAAAAATAAACCGATTGGATTGAATATCATAATGGAAGGTCAAGGATCTTACCCATATTTCTTGAAGACAAAAAGCGAAAGCGAGCAAAAAAGAAAAAACAACGCCACTGGCTCCTATCAAGCCTGGCTCATGAATGGGTCCTCCAAAAAAATACCATCCCATTCCTCCAGCAATAGCTCCACCAATAAAAAGAAGCGCCAGCCTGAAATGCCCAAGAACTTTCTCCAGTTGGTTTCCAAGAAAATAAATGGCTATGGCATTGGTTAGAAGATGGAGTGGTTCGAGTTCATCATGGAGAAACGCATAGGTCAAAAATTCCCAAATCTTTCCATGGGCAACGCCTTCTGTTGTCAAAGCAAAAGAAGATCTAAACCAAGTGGAGCCAAAAATGAATAAAAAAGTAATCTGAATAAAATAAACAATAAAAAGGAAGGTGACTAAAGCTTGAGTCAACCAAGGCAATGTCTTGAAAAAATCATTGGAAGAAAAGTCCTTCAATAAAACCATCTTGTCTTTTTTCATTGTATCTTTTGTTTCGGCAAAAAACGCATTTTGTAATTTGTGACATTCGAACAAAATCAATGG
Coding sequences within:
- the thrB gene encoding homoserine kinase, producing the protein MLSVSATNQKKRWLVKVPATTTNFGPGFDTFGAALSLYNEFLIEANDDSLPSPEPHHPMVYETVKAFEKKIQSAAIPFKWSVKSQIPQARGLGSSASIRLGILAGLNALSGNSLKREELLEIASELEGHPDNVTPALFGGFTICGPAKKILRCRIESKLFFVAFVPQIEIPTELSRRILPTEIKLKEAILNLQRATSMAICFFEKKYEALSGLFVDYFHEPYRLPAIPFWEKLRDTSLKAGALGFYLSGSGSTLMSLAYKNPTNVVLALKEELLKLGIPGEILVLKPDNFGLRIAHLAKPL
- a CDS encoding rhomboid family intramembrane serine protease, with product MKKDKMVLLKDFSSNDFFKTLPWLTQALVTFLFIVYFIQITFLFIFGSTWFRSSFALTTEGVAHGKIWEFLTYAFLHDELEPLHLLTNAIAIYFLGNQLEKVLGHFRLALLFIGGAIAGGMGWYFFGGPIHEPGLIGASGVVFSFLLAFAFCLQEIWVRSLTFHYDIQSNRFIFNPTFFLSIQVVVLIFVIFEAICLVFDIPTGSSHTAHLAGAIFGYLYVRLWPIKPLAHTKSSS